A section of the Amycolatopsis sp. AA4 genome encodes:
- the eccD gene encoding type VII secretion integral membrane protein EccD, translated as MATGTTVFSRVTVVAPTTRIDVALPADVAVADLLPMLLEMAKEVTPDGGARHGGWALAKLGDAPLDPSRTLASLGVVDGELLQLRKRNENPPPPMYDDVVDAIAEADPDTFRPWTKETARRFGHAAGGLALFFSALALFFSGSLYGGSALGPAIAGGLGAIACVAVGATLAKAYQAEATGVLIASAGGLPLAFVSGFYIVPGLSVRANLLLGAVLVLIVSAVCILVVSAGIRVFIATATAGVFGALAFLVATLVTSADTASVAAGTVAVALGCISFLPRATIWLAKLPLPYVPSTAEELKEDSGFPDYQAIEQRTAVAHDYMTGLMIGCGATTAVAAILAATAPNVFGIILGVIATLVLLLRARAYANGAQAIALLTTGMVAAAGILLGWLFFSATAEQRLLYVFGALILIAAAALVVGVVFPDQRFSPPLRRTVEIIEAICIAVVLPLALGVMDLYSTLRHLNLK; from the coding sequence GTGGCAACGGGCACGACGGTATTCAGCAGGGTCACGGTGGTCGCACCGACGACGCGCATCGACGTCGCGCTTCCGGCCGACGTGGCGGTGGCCGACCTGCTGCCCATGCTTCTGGAGATGGCCAAGGAGGTCACTCCGGACGGCGGGGCCCGGCACGGCGGGTGGGCGCTGGCCAAGCTCGGCGACGCCCCGCTCGACCCGAGCCGGACGCTCGCGTCCCTCGGCGTGGTCGACGGCGAACTGCTGCAGCTGCGCAAGCGCAACGAGAACCCGCCGCCGCCGATGTACGACGACGTCGTCGACGCCATCGCGGAGGCCGACCCGGACACCTTCCGCCCGTGGACCAAGGAAACCGCGCGCCGGTTCGGCCACGCCGCCGGCGGGCTCGCCCTCTTCTTCTCCGCGCTGGCCCTGTTCTTCAGCGGCTCCCTCTACGGCGGTTCCGCGCTCGGCCCGGCGATCGCCGGCGGCCTCGGCGCGATCGCCTGCGTCGCGGTCGGCGCCACGCTCGCCAAGGCCTACCAGGCCGAGGCCACCGGCGTGCTGATCGCTTCCGCGGGCGGCCTGCCGCTGGCGTTCGTGAGCGGCTTCTACATCGTGCCCGGGCTGTCGGTACGGGCGAACCTGCTGCTCGGCGCGGTGCTGGTGCTGATCGTCTCGGCGGTCTGCATCCTCGTGGTCAGCGCGGGCATCCGCGTGTTCATCGCGACCGCCACCGCGGGCGTGTTCGGCGCGCTCGCCTTCCTCGTCGCGACGCTGGTGACCAGCGCCGACACCGCGTCGGTCGCGGCGGGCACGGTCGCCGTCGCGCTGGGCTGCATCTCCTTCCTGCCGCGCGCCACCATCTGGCTCGCCAAGCTTCCGCTGCCGTACGTGCCGAGCACCGCCGAGGAACTGAAGGAAGACTCCGGCTTCCCGGACTACCAGGCGATCGAGCAGCGCACCGCGGTCGCGCACGACTACATGACCGGCCTGATGATCGGCTGCGGCGCCACCACGGCCGTCGCGGCGATCCTCGCGGCCACCGCCCCGAACGTCTTCGGCATCATCCTCGGCGTCATCGCCACGCTGGTCCTCCTGCTGCGCGCCCGCGCCTACGCCAACGGCGCGCAGGCGATCGCGCTGCTCACCACCGGCATGGTCGCCGCGGCGGGCATCCTGCTCGGCTGGCTGTTCTTCTCCGCCACCGCCGAGCAGCGGCTGCTGTACGTCTTCGGCGCGCTGATCCTGATCGCCGCGGCCGCCCTCGTGGTCGGCGTGGTCTTCCCGGACCAGCGCTTCTCGCCGCCGCTGCGGCGCACCGTGGAAATCATCGAGGCGATCTGCATCGCCGTGGTGCTTCCGCTCGCCCTCGGCGTGATGGACCTCTACTCGACGCTGCGCCACCTCAACCTCAAGTGA
- the eccE gene encoding type VII secretion protein EccE produces the protein MAPPSRRRSGGITLGPLPVVNLVVLEVGVAIGLVLLAINMQLKYVAIGVAALGLILAFLRVGGRWFTQWLSLTLRYRFRSHGRVATPPPPTSIEELAEESAVTGPEDARVSLLRLAVPDLVVAHAVDHERQEVGIAWNEGTWTAVLLVEPMPAMISQAGGAPSLPLSALAPCLEDRGVLLDSIQMIWHSYPGSAAMPADAPALSSYLEVLGPLPAAARRTTWIAVRLDPRRCPEAIRERGGGVVGAHRAMIGALSRVRNALESQGVPTRPLDPDELLRASISAAELTAVAGSNEKVSLQESWTGVTAAGIGHSSYAITGWPKGKISGSLNGLTSVRALSATVAMAISPSADEGRIGLRGVVRLSARNPRELDAADQRLQSIAERLDVDLTPMKGMQIPAFSATLPIGGTA, from the coding sequence ATGGCCCCGCCCTCGCGGCGGCGCTCCGGCGGCATCACGCTCGGCCCGCTGCCCGTGGTCAACCTCGTCGTGCTGGAAGTCGGCGTCGCGATCGGACTCGTGCTGCTGGCGATCAACATGCAGCTCAAGTACGTCGCGATCGGCGTCGCCGCGCTCGGCCTGATCCTCGCCTTCCTGCGCGTGGGCGGACGCTGGTTCACCCAGTGGCTCTCGCTGACGCTGCGGTACCGGTTCCGCTCGCACGGCCGCGTGGCGACCCCTCCGCCGCCGACCAGCATCGAGGAACTCGCCGAGGAAAGCGCGGTCACCGGCCCGGAGGACGCGCGCGTCAGCCTGCTGCGGCTGGCGGTGCCGGACCTCGTGGTGGCGCACGCCGTCGACCACGAACGGCAGGAAGTCGGCATCGCCTGGAACGAGGGCACCTGGACCGCGGTCCTGCTCGTCGAGCCGATGCCGGCGATGATCTCCCAAGCAGGCGGCGCGCCCAGCCTTCCGCTGTCCGCGCTCGCGCCGTGCCTGGAAGACCGCGGCGTGCTGCTGGACTCCATCCAGATGATCTGGCACAGCTACCCGGGTTCGGCCGCGATGCCCGCGGACGCCCCGGCGCTCAGTTCTTATCTCGAGGTGCTCGGCCCGCTGCCCGCGGCGGCCCGGCGGACGACGTGGATCGCGGTCCGGCTCGACCCGCGGCGCTGCCCGGAGGCGATCCGGGAACGCGGCGGCGGCGTCGTCGGCGCGCACCGCGCGATGATCGGTGCGCTGTCGCGGGTGCGCAACGCGCTGGAGTCCCAGGGCGTGCCGACCCGGCCGCTGGACCCGGACGAACTGCTGCGCGCCAGCATCTCGGCGGCCGAACTCACCGCGGTCGCCGGCTCGAACGAGAAGGTCAGCCTGCAGGAGAGCTGGACCGGCGTCACCGCGGCCGGCATCGGGCACTCGAGCTACGCGATCACCGGCTGGCCCAAGGGCAAGATCAGCGGCAGCCTGAACGGGCTGACCAGCGTGCGCGCGCTGTCCGCGACGGTCGCCATGGCGATCTCGCCGTCGGCCGACGAGGGCCGCATCGGCCTGCGCGGCGTAGTGCGGCTGAGCGCCCGCAACCCGCGCGAGCTGGACGCCGCCGACCAGCGGCTGCAGAGCATCGCGGAGCGGCTGGACGTCGACCTGACCCCGATGAAGGGCATGCAGATCCCGGCGTTCTCCGCGACGCTGCCGATCGGAGGGACCGCGTGA
- a CDS encoding WXG100 family type VII secretion target: MTEPSLAYVTELARELGVPDPVAAYYRPLTGRWEELDAEAESLRGAARTAARVSADLAEDLGRIDASWSGPDADAFVAYLGEIRAASEGAEDALDALAGSIDQLAESLRKIAGAAEEILVDAADLLSESAMLPSGGASRARSQLRETEQSLKSLHEAAEDVLREFGRLCAGVDAPAGSPSSIELRHHYPAQQFRLHDADAPASAPAAAAGESTESTVASSDDSVTPSAAEDSRHGKETAADPRLEQGQAGIPPVEPVAPAAQPAANQGSGTSMMPMMGFAGMGGGGGGGGSSQHKPRQRTPAKTSEIFGEPAQVTPPVIGQDPPARRPEKDGKPPKSGK; this comes from the coding sequence GTGACCGAGCCGTCTTTGGCGTACGTGACCGAACTGGCCCGCGAGCTGGGCGTGCCCGATCCGGTCGCCGCCTACTACCGGCCGCTCACCGGCCGCTGGGAGGAACTGGACGCGGAGGCCGAGAGCCTGCGCGGCGCGGCCCGCACGGCGGCCCGGGTGTCCGCCGACCTCGCGGAGGATCTCGGCCGGATCGACGCGTCGTGGTCCGGTCCCGACGCGGACGCGTTTGTCGCGTACCTGGGCGAAATCCGTGCCGCGAGCGAGGGCGCGGAGGACGCGCTCGACGCGCTCGCCGGTTCGATCGACCAGCTCGCCGAATCGCTGCGCAAGATCGCGGGCGCGGCGGAGGAGATACTGGTCGACGCGGCCGATCTGCTGTCGGAATCGGCGATGCTGCCCAGCGGCGGCGCTTCGCGGGCGCGGTCGCAGCTGCGGGAGACCGAACAGTCGCTGAAGTCCTTGCACGAGGCCGCGGAGGACGTCCTGCGCGAGTTCGGCCGGTTGTGCGCCGGAGTGGACGCTCCGGCCGGGAGCCCGTCGAGCATCGAACTGCGGCACCACTATCCGGCGCAGCAGTTCCGGCTGCACGACGCGGACGCGCCCGCGAGCGCACCCGCCGCTGCCGCCGGAGAGTCCACAGAGTCCACAGTGGCCTCTTCGGACGATTCGGTGACGCCGTCCGCCGCGGAGGATTCCCGGCACGGCAAGGAAACCGCCGCCGATCCGCGGCTGGAGCAAGGGCAGGCGGGCATTCCGCCCGTCGAGCCGGTGGCCCCGGCCGCGCAGCCCGCGGCGAACCAGGGGTCGGGCACGTCGATGATGCCGATGATGGGCTTCGCCGGAATGGGCGGCGGAGGCGGGGGCGGCGGCAGTTCGCAGCACAAGCCGAGGCAACGCACGCCGGCGAAGACGTCCGAGATCTTCGGCGAGCCCGCGCAGGTGACTCCGCCGGTGATCGGCCAGGACCCGCCCGCGCGGCGGCCGGAGAAGGACGGGAAGCCGCCGAAATCCGGGAAGTGA
- the eccB gene encoding type VII secretion protein EccB, producing the protein MPSTPTTKSQVQAYKFVLRRMQSALVRRDAVMLHDPMRSHGRATAVGVILGVLGAVVFVLWGLLSPAPSVPSSDNIVIGEQSGTVYVVTGNPARLIPTFNLASARLILMAQKQQGGQGQQGGQGGQQASEVKNPTVVSDEQLKNMPREKLTGIPDGPQLIPSADQRISPNWAVCDEVVLDPSLPQQDSVNKTNTDVIAGVDKLGSELQENQALLGDAGNGKTYLIYRLPATQSRPNANTVRAEVPSGSNDPVRSALHLPTKARKVSQAFLNAIPEVTKLTPPLVAGENTTPSSSFDGLTVGNVFSTQPTGGAQEYWLIAKSGIQKVSPAVADIVRTAKSGGTATTPTLGLDKINNVKVLQKGDPDYVQVDDYPKVVPTVLDATQGSPVACLGWSLNADHTQAHTSVYINKQIPVEKNADGTSKILSVGNTGPNGVPITGFYMPTGYGAVVQSATESDKTFGKGPIQLISDRGIRYGVPDAATAEELGLNNRLPAPESIIGLLPTGASLNVQNVMKQFDSVPIDPNAGSYKPQAAGQQQPAGN; encoded by the coding sequence ATGCCATCAACACCCACGACTAAGTCTCAGGTTCAGGCATACAAGTTCGTCCTGCGCCGGATGCAGTCCGCGCTGGTCCGCCGCGACGCGGTGATGTTGCACGACCCGATGCGCTCCCACGGGCGCGCGACCGCGGTCGGAGTGATCCTCGGCGTCCTGGGCGCCGTCGTTTTCGTGCTGTGGGGGCTGTTGAGCCCCGCGCCGTCGGTGCCGTCGTCGGACAACATCGTGATCGGCGAGCAGTCCGGCACGGTATATGTCGTCACCGGGAACCCGGCGAGGCTGATCCCGACGTTCAACCTCGCGTCGGCGCGGCTGATCCTCATGGCGCAGAAGCAGCAGGGGGGCCAGGGACAGCAGGGCGGCCAAGGCGGCCAGCAGGCGTCCGAGGTGAAGAACCCGACTGTCGTCTCCGATGAACAGCTGAAGAACATGCCGCGCGAGAAGCTCACCGGCATCCCGGACGGTCCGCAGCTGATCCCGTCGGCGGACCAGCGGATTTCCCCCAACTGGGCGGTGTGCGACGAGGTCGTGCTCGACCCGTCGCTGCCGCAGCAGGACTCGGTCAACAAGACGAACACGGACGTGATCGCCGGCGTCGACAAGCTCGGCAGCGAACTGCAGGAGAACCAGGCGCTGCTCGGCGACGCGGGCAACGGCAAGACCTACCTCATCTACCGGCTGCCGGCGACGCAGAGCCGGCCGAACGCGAACACCGTGCGCGCCGAGGTGCCGTCCGGTTCCAACGACCCGGTGCGGTCCGCGCTGCATCTTCCGACGAAGGCGCGCAAGGTGTCGCAGGCCTTCCTCAACGCGATCCCCGAGGTCACCAAGCTGACCCCGCCGCTGGTGGCGGGCGAGAACACGACGCCGTCGAGCAGCTTCGACGGCCTGACCGTCGGCAACGTCTTCTCGACCCAGCCGACCGGCGGCGCGCAGGAGTACTGGCTGATCGCCAAGAGCGGCATCCAGAAGGTGTCGCCCGCGGTCGCGGACATCGTCCGCACGGCGAAGAGCGGCGGCACGGCCACCACGCCGACGCTGGGCCTCGACAAGATCAACAACGTCAAGGTGCTGCAGAAGGGCGACCCGGACTACGTCCAGGTCGACGACTACCCGAAGGTCGTCCCGACCGTCCTCGACGCCACGCAGGGCTCCCCGGTCGCGTGCCTCGGCTGGTCGCTCAACGCCGACCACACCCAGGCGCACACCTCGGTGTACATCAACAAGCAGATCCCGGTGGAGAAGAACGCCGACGGCACCTCGAAGATCCTGAGCGTCGGCAACACCGGCCCGAACGGCGTGCCGATCACCGGTTTCTACATGCCGACCGGGTACGGCGCGGTGGTGCAGTCGGCCACCGAATCGGACAAGACCTTCGGCAAGGGCCCGATCCAGCTGATCTCCGACCGCGGCATCCGCTACGGCGTGCCGGACGCGGCGACCGCGGAGGAACTGGGGCTGAACAACCGGCTTCCCGCGCCGGAGTCGATCATCGGGCTCCTGCCGACCGGGGCGTCGCTGAACGTGCAGAACGTGATGAAGCAGTTCGATTCGGTCCCGATCGACCCGAACGCGGGCTCGTACAAACCGCAGGCGGCCGGACAGCAGCAACCTGCCGGGAACTGA
- a CDS encoding DNA-directed RNA polymerase subunit alpha — translation MLISQRPALGEETVNETRSRFTIEPLEPGFGYTLGNSLRRTLLSSIPGAAVTSIRIDGVLHEFTTVPGVKEDVTDIILNLKELVVSSEEDEPVTMYLRKQGPGEVTAADIVPPAGVTVHNPDLHIASLNGKGKLEIELVVERGRGYVPALQNKQAGAEIGRIPVDSIYSPVLKVTYKVEATRVEQRTDFDKLILDVETKPSITARDAVASAGKTLVELFGLARELNVDAEGIEIGPSPQEADTIAAYAMPIEDLDLTVRSYNCLKREGIHTVGELVSRSEADLLDIRNFGAKSIDEVKLKLVGLGLALKDSPPGFDPSAAATSYDGEGWSEGVAGIGGGISDDGHDDGQDYAETEQL, via the coding sequence ATGCTGATTTCCCAGCGGCCGGCTCTCGGCGAAGAGACGGTCAACGAGACCCGCTCCCGGTTCACCATCGAACCGCTGGAGCCCGGCTTCGGCTACACGCTCGGCAACTCGCTGCGGCGCACGCTGCTGTCGTCCATCCCGGGCGCGGCCGTGACGAGCATCCGCATCGACGGCGTGCTGCACGAATTCACCACCGTTCCCGGGGTGAAGGAAGACGTCACCGACATCATCCTGAACCTGAAGGAACTGGTCGTGTCCTCGGAAGAGGACGAGCCGGTCACCATGTACCTGCGCAAGCAGGGCCCGGGTGAGGTCACGGCTGCCGACATCGTGCCGCCCGCGGGCGTCACCGTGCACAACCCGGATCTGCACATCGCGTCGCTGAACGGCAAGGGCAAGCTCGAGATCGAGCTCGTCGTCGAGCGCGGCCGCGGTTACGTTCCGGCCCTGCAGAACAAGCAGGCGGGCGCGGAGATCGGCCGGATCCCGGTCGACTCCATCTACTCGCCGGTGCTGAAGGTGACCTACAAGGTCGAGGCCACCCGTGTCGAGCAGCGCACCGACTTCGACAAGCTGATCCTGGACGTCGAGACCAAGCCGTCGATCACCGCGCGCGACGCGGTGGCCTCGGCAGGCAAGACGCTGGTGGAGCTGTTCGGTCTCGCTCGCGAGCTGAACGTCGACGCCGAGGGCATCGAGATCGGCCCGTCGCCGCAGGAGGCGGACACCATCGCCGCCTACGCGATGCCGATCGAGGACCTGGACCTCACCGTCCGGTCGTACAACTGCCTGAAGCGCGAAGGCATCCACACGGTGGGCGAGCTCGTCTCGCGCTCCGAGGCGGACCTGCTCGACATCCGCAACTTCGGCGCCAAGTCGATCGACGAGGTCAAGCTGAAGCTCGTCGGCCTCGGCCTCGCGCTGAAGGACAGCCCGCCCGGGTTCGACCCGTCCGCGGCTGCCACCAGCTACGACGGCGAAGGCTGGTCGGAAGGGGTCGCCGGCATCGGCGGCGGGATTTCGGACGACGGCCACGACGATGGCCAGGACTACGCAGAGACCGAGCAGCTCTGA
- the rplQ gene encoding 50S ribosomal protein L17: MPTPTKGARLGGSAAHERLILANLATQLFEHGKITTTEAKAKRVRPLAEKLITKAKRGDLHNRRLVQKVVRDKDVVHKLFAEIGPHFAERAGGYTRITKTMPRKGDNAAMAVIELVAEKTVTSEAERARKTKFAKDEVAAAPVAEEAAEAPAATEEAPAAEEAPAADEAAASEGDADAKKD; the protein is encoded by the coding sequence ATGCCCACCCCTACCAAGGGAGCCCGGCTCGGCGGGTCTGCCGCGCACGAGCGGCTGATCCTGGCCAACCTGGCCACTCAGCTGTTCGAGCACGGCAAGATCACGACGACCGAGGCCAAGGCCAAGCGGGTCCGCCCGCTGGCCGAGAAGCTGATCACCAAGGCGAAGCGGGGCGACCTGCACAACCGTCGCCTGGTGCAGAAGGTCGTCCGGGACAAGGACGTCGTGCACAAGCTGTTCGCTGAGATCGGCCCGCACTTCGCGGAGCGCGCCGGCGGCTACACCCGCATCACCAAGACGATGCCGCGCAAGGGCGACAACGCCGCCATGGCCGTCATCGAACTGGTCGCGGAGAAGACCGTGACGTCCGAGGCCGAGCGGGCTCGCAAGACCAAGTTCGCCAAGGACGAGGTCGCCGCCGCTCCGGTCGCCGAGGAGGCCGCTGAGGCCCCCGCCGCGACCGAAGAGGCCCCGGCTGCCGAAGAGGCTCCGGCCGCTGACGAGGCCGCTGCCTCCGAAGGCGACGCCGACGCCAAGAAGGACTGA
- the rpsD gene encoding 30S ribosomal protein S4 translates to MARYTGPATRISRRLKVDLIGGDQAFERRPYPPGQHGRGRIKESEYLLQSQEKQKARYTYGVLERQFVRYYKEAVRRPGKTGENLLQILESRLDNVIYRAGIARTRRQARQLVSHGHFLVNGVKVNVPSYQVTKWDIIDVRPKSMGMLPFVAAKEAFGERPVPAWLQVVPSNLRVLVHQLPERAQIDVPVQEQLIVELYSK, encoded by the coding sequence ATGGCTCGTTACACCGGCCCCGCGACGCGTATTTCGCGTCGCCTCAAGGTTGACCTCATCGGCGGCGACCAGGCTTTCGAGCGTCGCCCCTACCCGCCGGGCCAGCACGGCCGCGGGCGCATCAAGGAGTCCGAGTACCTCCTGCAGTCGCAGGAGAAGCAGAAGGCTCGCTACACCTACGGCGTTCTCGAGCGCCAGTTCGTCCGGTACTACAAGGAAGCCGTGCGGCGTCCGGGCAAGACCGGTGAGAACCTGCTGCAGATCCTCGAGTCCCGGCTGGACAACGTGATCTACCGTGCCGGCATCGCCCGCACCCGCCGTCAGGCGCGGCAGCTGGTGAGCCACGGCCACTTCCTGGTCAACGGCGTCAAGGTCAACGTGCCGTCCTACCAGGTGACCAAGTGGGACATCATCGACGTGCGGCCGAAGTCGATGGGCATGCTGCCGTTCGTGGCGGCGAAGGAAGCCTTCGGCGAGCGTCCGGTCCCGGCCTGGCTGCAGGTCGTGCCGTCGAACCTCCGCGTGCTGGTCCACCAGCTGCCGGAGCGCGCGCAGATCGACGTTCCGGTCCAGGAACAGCTGATCGTCGAGCTTTACTCGAAGTAA
- the truA gene encoding tRNA pseudouridine(38-40) synthase TruA, translating into MDVSYDGTDFSGWARQPGRRTVQAELEQALQRQPPGEAVPKSVVVAGRTDAGVHATGQVVHVDVVPFAPGAPGRIPVDERGIPDLTRMRGRWNKLLPADVRVLNARVAPDGFDARFSAIRRHYRYRVSDAPWGVDPLRRNDTLAWGRPLSTERMNAAAAELLGLQDFAAYCKQREGGTTIRELQRLEWTRIDEHLLEVRVSADAFCHSMVRSLVGVLLLVGDGRRGTGWPGEVLASGTRDSAVAPAHGLTLTAVDYPPDELLAARAEQTRNVRSSTEL; encoded by the coding sequence TTGGACGTGAGCTACGACGGCACGGACTTCTCCGGCTGGGCCCGCCAGCCCGGCCGCCGCACCGTGCAGGCAGAACTGGAGCAGGCGCTGCAGCGGCAGCCGCCGGGGGAAGCGGTGCCGAAATCCGTGGTCGTCGCGGGCCGCACGGACGCCGGGGTGCACGCGACCGGACAGGTCGTGCACGTCGACGTCGTCCCGTTCGCGCCCGGTGCGCCGGGCCGGATACCCGTGGACGAACGGGGAATCCCGGACCTGACGCGCATGCGCGGCCGCTGGAACAAACTTCTGCCCGCCGATGTGCGGGTGCTGAACGCACGCGTGGCCCCGGACGGTTTCGACGCCCGGTTCTCGGCCATCCGGCGGCACTACCGTTACCGCGTCTCCGACGCTCCGTGGGGCGTCGATCCGTTGCGCCGCAACGACACCCTGGCCTGGGGCCGTCCACTGTCGACAGAGCGGATGAACGCTGCCGCGGCGGAATTGCTGGGACTGCAGGACTTCGCGGCGTACTGCAAACAGCGCGAGGGCGGCACGACGATCCGCGAGCTGCAGCGTCTGGAGTGGACGCGGATCGACGAGCACCTGCTGGAAGTGCGGGTTTCCGCGGACGCGTTCTGTCATTCGATGGTCCGCAGTCTGGTCGGGGTCTTGCTGCTCGTGGGGGACGGGCGGCGGGGAACCGGGTGGCCGGGCGAGGTGCTGGCGAGCGGGACGCGGGACAGCGCGGTCGCCCCGGCGCACGGGCTGACGTTGACGGCGGTGGACTATCCGCCGGACGAGCTGCTGGCCGCGCGGGCGGAGCAGACCCGGAACGTGCGGTCGTCGACCGAGCTTTAG
- a CDS encoding CopG family transcriptional regulator, with the protein MNDEAERALALLSEADGVSEHETAARTITDAAARRVRNGRVHELSLQGRSRYTALFDRLAQ; encoded by the coding sequence TTGAACGACGAGGCGGAGCGTGCGCTCGCGCTGCTGTCCGAGGCGGACGGGGTGAGCGAGCACGAAACAGCGGCGCGGACGATCACGGACGCCGCAGCCCGCCGGGTCCGGAACGGCCGGGTTCACGAGCTTTCCCTCCAAGGCCGCTCCCGCTACACCGCCCTGTTTGATCGCCTGGCGCAGTGA
- a CDS encoding S8 family serine peptidase, producing MGSRRSFPRRLGLPGRAGVALFAAGLGLASPFAAAPAAAQTSSAPAGTWATPPPLGPGDAPPADSGRPDTTYKKKNECVQRSLGQNVEINFRPWGQEYLQLEKAQEIVRAATGSVGGKQRVAVIDTGVTPHPWFQGRVESGGDYVANPDNGADPGLQDCDGHGTEVAGIIAGNPQDPKVGFIGVAPDAHIVSYRQLSENYAKDDNPQPPAAPPSSGTGQPPSGGNSQQPPAGSGNSQLPPSSGGGTGSGSGTAPQQDNKGDNRQLQKEGTAGTLNTLAQIIRGIADSQKAGVINMSVDHCRAGTAPGDIQEGERKVQAAVHYAVEKNIVVVAAAGNVSENCPQNDQADPNKPKSIVTPPWFSDDVLSVAAIQEDGGVAPFSVHGPWVGVAAPGTKIVSLDPAEHSTGLANLTIANGNPSPIQGTSFAAPYVAGVAALVRSMFPNMDARDVVKRLKATAQHPAAPGGRDNFVGYGVIDPVAALTANLPGDTGNLSLPKPVVQEAKLPPADGISSTPMIVALAGTGGGVAALLITLFVVHTIRRNRSGTAPPR from the coding sequence ATGGGCTCCCGACGTTCCTTCCCGCGCCGGCTCGGCCTTCCGGGCCGGGCCGGGGTGGCGCTCTTCGCGGCCGGGCTCGGGCTGGCGTCCCCGTTCGCCGCCGCTCCGGCGGCGGCGCAGACGTCAAGCGCGCCCGCGGGCACCTGGGCCACTCCGCCGCCGCTGGGCCCGGGCGACGCGCCGCCCGCCGACAGCGGCCGCCCGGACACCACGTACAAGAAGAAAAACGAGTGCGTGCAACGCAGTCTCGGGCAGAACGTCGAGATCAACTTCCGCCCATGGGGCCAGGAATACCTGCAGCTGGAGAAGGCGCAGGAGATCGTCCGCGCGGCGACCGGATCGGTCGGCGGCAAGCAGCGGGTCGCCGTGATCGACACCGGCGTCACGCCGCATCCGTGGTTCCAGGGCCGGGTGGAAAGCGGCGGGGACTACGTCGCCAACCCGGACAACGGCGCGGACCCGGGCCTGCAGGACTGCGACGGCCACGGCACCGAGGTCGCCGGGATCATCGCGGGCAACCCGCAGGACCCGAAGGTCGGCTTCATCGGCGTGGCCCCGGACGCGCACATCGTGTCCTACCGGCAGCTGAGCGAGAACTACGCCAAGGACGACAACCCGCAGCCGCCCGCGGCTCCCCCGTCGAGCGGGACCGGCCAGCCGCCCTCGGGCGGCAACAGCCAGCAACCCCCGGCGGGTAGCGGCAACAGCCAGCTGCCCCCGTCCTCGGGCGGCGGCACCGGCAGCGGCAGCGGCACGGCGCCCCAGCAGGACAACAAGGGCGACAACCGGCAGCTGCAGAAGGAAGGCACCGCGGGCACGCTGAACACGCTCGCGCAGATCATCCGCGGCATCGCCGACAGCCAGAAGGCCGGCGTGATCAACATGTCGGTCGACCACTGCCGCGCGGGCACCGCGCCCGGCGACATCCAGGAGGGCGAGCGCAAGGTCCAGGCCGCGGTGCACTACGCGGTCGAGAAGAACATCGTGGTCGTCGCGGCCGCGGGCAACGTCTCGGAGAACTGCCCGCAGAACGACCAGGCCGACCCGAACAAGCCGAAGTCGATCGTCACTCCGCCGTGGTTCTCCGACGACGTGCTGTCCGTCGCCGCCATCCAGGAGGACGGCGGCGTCGCGCCGTTCAGCGTGCACGGCCCGTGGGTCGGCGTCGCCGCGCCGGGCACCAAAATCGTGTCTCTCGACCCGGCGGAGCACTCGACCGGACTCGCGAACCTGACCATCGCGAACGGCAACCCGTCGCCGATCCAGGGCACCAGCTTCGCCGCGCCGTACGTGGCGGGCGTCGCCGCGCTGGTCCGCTCGATGTTCCCGAACATGGACGCACGCGACGTGGTCAAGCGGCTCAAGGCGACCGCGCAGCATCCGGCCGCTCCGGGCGGGCGCGACAACTTCGTCGGCTACGGCGTGATCGACCCGGTGGCCGCGCTCACCGCGAACCTGCCCGGCGACACCGGCAACCTCTCGCTGCCGAAGCCGGTGGTGCAGGAGGCCAAGCTGCCGCCCGCCGACGGCATCAGCTCGACCCCGATGATCGTCGCGCTCGCCGGCACCGGCGGCGGCGTGGCGGCGCTGCTGATCACGCTGTTCGTGGTGCACACGATCCGGCGGAACCGGTCCGGAACGGCACCTCCGCGATAG